From the genome of Candidatus Rokuibacteriota bacterium, one region includes:
- a CDS encoding tetratricopeptide repeat protein codes for MKFRGSVLALLAFLPLLLVGPDAVPAQGEAERLWLVGSRAYGDQLYPLARRVLERFVERYPDDARLAEATLLLGKAQLELDDPAAGLESFRRAQRLAPGGEADEARFWEGQTLVRLKRYREARAVYDVLLAENAASPFAPDALYAYAWCELELKRPDPAVTAFRELIKAWPEHRLAPSAAYHLARTLVQIKQPEKAEEVLARFPSHYPGHPLLPKARYLLGWTRLATGKTDEGVADLRAFIADDPTHAAAAEARRAITGALLRQGRKPELLEEYRTLLGQSPPTPEALYDAALLARELGRPRDAEAAWSSLRREFPAHVLARRAALELAQAAFRRNQLKEAEVLAQEASESSEDRVRLEALVLLGESEVKAKRFQAALKAFDAALALKSGDAALRFRALAGSGVAHEELRHWAEAAERYRRLAGQSPDQALKQWAKARLAAVRAKAQAPSKPRGERAD; via the coding sequence ATGAAGTTCCGGGGTTCGGTGCTCGCCCTCCTCGCATTCCTCCCGCTGCTCCTGGTTGGTCCGGACGCGGTGCCCGCCCAGGGAGAGGCGGAGCGCCTCTGGCTCGTGGGCTCGCGGGCCTATGGCGACCAGCTCTACCCGCTGGCGCGCCGCGTCCTGGAACGCTTTGTCGAGCGCTACCCGGACGATGCCAGGCTCGCCGAGGCCACGCTGCTCCTGGGCAAGGCGCAGCTCGAGCTGGACGATCCGGCTGCCGGGCTCGAGAGCTTCAGGCGGGCTCAGCGCCTCGCGCCGGGCGGCGAGGCGGACGAGGCCCGCTTCTGGGAGGGTCAGACGCTGGTCCGGCTGAAACGCTACCGTGAGGCCCGGGCCGTGTACGACGTGCTCCTGGCCGAGAACGCCGCCTCCCCGTTCGCCCCCGATGCCCTCTATGCGTACGCCTGGTGCGAGCTCGAGCTGAAGCGCCCGGACCCGGCGGTGACCGCGTTTCGTGAGCTCATCAAGGCGTGGCCGGAGCATCGCCTGGCGCCGTCGGCCGCCTACCACCTCGCGCGCACCCTCGTCCAGATCAAGCAGCCCGAGAAGGCCGAGGAGGTTCTCGCGCGCTTCCCGTCCCACTACCCCGGCCACCCGCTGCTCCCCAAGGCGCGCTATCTTCTCGGGTGGACCCGCCTCGCCACGGGGAAGACTGACGAAGGGGTGGCCGACCTCCGCGCGTTCATCGCGGACGATCCGACCCACGCGGCCGCGGCCGAGGCGCGGCGAGCGATCACGGGGGCGCTGCTCCGCCAGGGGCGCAAGCCGGAGCTGCTCGAGGAGTACCGGACGCTGCTGGGCCAATCGCCGCCGACCCCCGAGGCGCTCTACGACGCGGCGCTGCTCGCGCGCGAGCTCGGTCGGCCCAGGGACGCGGAGGCGGCGTGGAGCTCGCTGCGGCGCGAGTTCCCGGCTCATGTGCTCGCCAGGCGCGCGGCCCTCGAGCTGGCGCAGGCGGCCTTCAGGCGGAACCAGCTCAAGGAGGCCGAGGTCCTGGCGCAGGAGGCGAGCGAGAGCTCCGAAGATCGGGTGCGCCTCGAAGCGCTCGTCCTGCTCGGCGAGAGCGAGGTCAAGGCCAAGCGCTTCCAGGCCGCGCTCAAAGCCTTCGACGCCGCCCTCGCCCTCAAGTCAGGCGATGCGGCTCTTCGCTTCCGCGCCCTGGCCGGCAGCGGGGTGGCCCACGAGGAGCTCCGTCACTGGGCGGAGGCGGCGGAGCGCTACCGGAGGTTGGCGGGCCAGAGCCCCGACCAGGCGCTCAAGCAGTGGGCCAAGGCCCGGCTGGCAGCAGTCCGGGCCAAAGCCCAGGCGCCGTCGAAGCCCAGAGGGGAGCGCGCCGACTGA